DNA from Trueperaceae bacterium:
CCTTCATCCAGCGGCGCATGGCCGAGCATGGCGTGTACATCCCGGACCCGAACGAGGACATGAGAAATGTCGCGTAACCTCCGCCAACTCGCTGCGGGCCAGCCGTGCTACCTGCGCTTGCAAGGTTGCACTCACGACCGTGAGCAGACCGTGTTGTGCCACATCCGTCGAGGCGGCATTGCTGGCGTCGGTCAGAAACCCTGTGACGCCGCGGCGTTCCCGGCGTGCGAGCGTTGCCACGGCATCTTCGACGGCCGTTACCGATCGAGCTACAGCCGCACGCAACTCGACGCCGAAGCGCTGCGCGCTCTGTGTCAGTGGCTGGCGT
Protein-coding regions in this window:
- a CDS encoding nuclease domain-containing protein, which gives rise to MSRNLRQLAAGQPCYLRLQGCTHDREQTVLCHIRRGGIAGVGQKPCDAAAFPACERCHGIFDGRYRSSYSRTQLDAEALRALCQWLAYCWEREYIIPGGLAA